A window of the Desulfobacula toluolica Tol2 genome harbors these coding sequences:
- a CDS encoding FMN-binding protein has protein sequence MSEKTDKNSKKNVILFALLLSVICSLMITAAAVGLKGFQMVNMELDRKTNILKSVDLIGTKKISKEKINSLYDAHIKEVMVDKQGQIIETYVSNSLSLYLYVDNEVIKGYILPINSRGLWGKIQGYLAFEPDGRTVSGFSVFSHSETPGLGGEIESAWFRKNFKGKKILNAQNQFVSVGIAKGKAQDLPRDLQEHYVDGISGATLTGKYLSEGIKKTLVSYDPVSITFRQRQLKTKKDAQSENTNPKDMNPKDLK, from the coding sequence ATGTCTGAGAAAACAGATAAAAACAGCAAAAAGAATGTTATTTTGTTTGCCCTGCTGCTTTCTGTCATCTGCAGTCTGATGATCACGGCTGCCGCAGTCGGGTTAAAAGGATTTCAAATGGTCAACATGGAACTGGATCGAAAAACCAATATCCTTAAATCCGTTGATTTGATCGGCACAAAAAAAATCTCTAAAGAAAAGATCAACAGTCTGTATGATGCCCACATCAAAGAGGTTATGGTGGACAAGCAAGGACAGATTATTGAAACCTATGTTTCAAATTCCTTGAGCCTGTATCTTTATGTGGATAACGAGGTCATAAAGGGCTATATCCTTCCCATCAACTCCCGGGGGTTATGGGGAAAAATACAAGGATATCTTGCCTTTGAACCCGATGGTCGAACCGTGTCAGGATTTTCGGTTTTCAGCCATTCGGAAACTCCAGGTCTTGGCGGCGAGATAGAAAGCGCATGGTTCAGGAAAAATTTTAAAGGCAAAAAAATATTAAACGCGCAGAATCAATTTGTTTCCGTGGGCATTGCCAAGGGAAAGGCGCAAGATCTTCCAAGGGATCTGCAGGAGCATTATGTGGACGGGATTTCAGGGGCGACGCTGACCGGTAAATATTTGTCGGAAGGCATAAAAAAGACCCTGGTTTCTTATGATCCCGTATCCATTACCTTCAGGCAAAGACAGCTTAAAACCAAAAAAGACGCGCAATCGGAAAATACAAACCCAAAGGATATGAACCCAAAGGATCTAAAATAA
- a CDS encoding (Fe-S)-binding protein: protein MLDILQLNKNNNGIRQKVKELVPDGNLSACLTCGACSSGCPATGLMSMDPRKFLRMAVLGMDTELERHPWVWACTMCNRCYDVCPMKLNIPQLVFYLRSQWPRQERPKGILGSCDHHINSGGGAMGVPLEDFKFTVDDLAEECREQEGFEDLEVSIDREGAYFALNQNSREPVTEPDELLPLWKILHKAGADWTYYSEYWGGENYCMFLADDPSWEKIIRAQAEHIDNLGCKVFVNTECGHSFYAVWSGLQRFNIPHKFEFRHIVEYYAQWIREGKLDVNSDWNKTGIKFTAQDPCNVVRKSLGDRFADDLRFVVKQVVGEENFVEMMPGKSNNYCCGGGGGALQAGYTDERRQYGKTKFEQIMATGATYVVTPCHNCHAQIEDLAHAHDGNYHTVHLWTLICLSMGILGENERIYLGPDLAEYGL from the coding sequence ATGCTGGATATACTGCAACTCAATAAAAATAATAATGGAATCAGGCAAAAGGTCAAAGAACTGGTCCCGGACGGCAACTTAAGTGCCTGCCTGACCTGTGGTGCCTGCTCAAGCGGCTGCCCTGCCACGGGCCTGATGAGTATGGACCCCAGAAAATTTTTGCGCATGGCTGTTTTAGGCATGGATACAGAACTGGAACGCCATCCCTGGGTATGGGCCTGCACAATGTGCAACCGGTGCTATGATGTCTGCCCCATGAAACTCAACATTCCTCAGCTTGTTTTTTACCTGCGCTCCCAGTGGCCCAGGCAAGAGCGGCCAAAAGGAATTTTAGGCTCCTGCGATCACCATATCAATTCAGGGGGCGGTGCCATGGGTGTTCCGCTTGAGGATTTTAAATTCACCGTGGATGACCTGGCCGAAGAGTGCCGGGAACAGGAAGGATTTGAAGATCTTGAGGTGAGTATAGACCGGGAAGGCGCCTATTTTGCCCTGAACCAGAACTCAAGAGAGCCGGTAACAGAACCGGACGAACTGCTCCCCTTATGGAAAATCCTTCACAAAGCAGGTGCTGACTGGACCTATTACTCAGAGTACTGGGGCGGTGAAAATTATTGCATGTTTCTTGCCGATGACCCGTCCTGGGAAAAAATCATCCGTGCCCAGGCTGAACATATCGACAACCTGGGGTGCAAAGTCTTTGTAAACACCGAGTGCGGACATTCCTTTTATGCTGTCTGGAGCGGACTTCAACGCTTCAACATCCCCCACAAATTCGAGTTTCGACACATTGTTGAATACTATGCCCAATGGATTCGGGAAGGCAAACTTGATGTCAATTCAGACTGGAACAAAACCGGCATCAAATTTACGGCCCAAGACCCGTGTAATGTGGTGAGAAAATCCCTTGGTGACCGGTTTGCAGATGACTTGAGATTTGTTGTCAAACAAGTTGTGGGAGAAGAAAATTTTGTTGAAATGATGCCGGGCAAATCCAACAACTACTGCTGCGGTGGCGGTGGCGGTGCCCTACAGGCAGGATACACCGACGAGCGAAGGCAATACGGAAAAACCAAATTCGAACAGATCATGGCAACAGGTGCCACTTATGTGGTTACCCCCTGCCATAATTGTCATGCACAGATTGAAGACTTAGCCCATGCCCATGACGGAAACTACCACACGGTTCACTTGTGGACCCTGATCTGTCTTTCCATGGGGATTCTTGGTGAAAACGAACGAATCTATCTTGGACCTGACCTGGCAGAATACGGACTGTAA
- the nqrF gene encoding NADH:ubiquinone reductase (Na(+)-transporting) subunit F encodes MLYFLSILVFSGVIFILVSVLLFVESKVTSKGEFEITINDNTDEPIKISGNPSLLSALSQKEIFLPSACGGSGSCGMCKCEVTDGGGSILPTELAHLTRKDKLAGKRLSCQLKIKNNLKIKVPESIFGIKKVDATVISNHNVATFIKELVIKPEIPIDFKAGAYVQIDVPEYDLTFKDFHIESKYVSEWKKYNFLELTAKGIKQGFRAYSLANPPHDNETMMMNVRIATPPPGTEGIPPGFGSSYVFGLKPGDKLTVSGPYGDFMAKETDNEMCFVGGGAGMAPLRSHILHQLDGIHTKRKISFWYGARSLKEMFYDDVFKDLERQHDNFTYHVALSNPDEEDRWTGMTGFIHTHLCEAYLCKHEDPTQIEYYLCGPPPMINAIINMLYDLGVEDDMIFFDKF; translated from the coding sequence GTGTTGTATTTTTTAAGCATATTGGTTTTTTCAGGTGTTATTTTTATTCTTGTCTCTGTGCTGCTATTTGTTGAATCAAAAGTGACCAGCAAGGGTGAGTTTGAAATCACAATTAATGACAATACAGATGAGCCAATCAAGATTTCAGGTAACCCGTCACTTTTATCTGCTTTGTCCCAAAAAGAGATTTTTTTGCCGTCAGCCTGTGGCGGCTCAGGCTCCTGTGGTATGTGCAAGTGTGAGGTCACTGACGGCGGGGGCAGTATTCTTCCCACGGAGTTGGCCCACCTGACAAGGAAAGACAAGCTTGCCGGAAAGCGCTTGTCCTGCCAGTTGAAAATAAAGAATAATCTTAAAATTAAAGTACCCGAGTCCATATTCGGTATTAAAAAAGTGGATGCCACGGTCATTTCAAATCATAATGTAGCTACCTTTATCAAAGAGCTGGTCATTAAACCCGAAATCCCCATTGATTTCAAGGCTGGTGCCTATGTTCAGATTGACGTGCCCGAGTATGACTTGACTTTCAAGGATTTTCATATTGAAAGCAAATATGTGAGTGAATGGAAAAAATATAATTTCCTGGAACTAACTGCAAAGGGTATTAAACAGGGATTCAGGGCTTACTCTCTGGCCAATCCTCCCCATGATAATGAAACCATGATGATGAATGTCAGAATTGCAACACCACCGCCGGGTACGGAAGGCATCCCGCCCGGGTTTGGCTCTTCATATGTTTTTGGTCTGAAACCCGGTGACAAGTTAACTGTCAGCGGTCCATACGGCGATTTTATGGCAAAGGAGACGGACAATGAAATGTGTTTTGTCGGCGGCGGTGCAGGTATGGCTCCTTTAAGAAGCCATATTCTTCATCAGCTGGACGGAATTCATACCAAACGAAAGATATCTTTTTGGTATGGAGCCAGATCTTTAAAAGAGATGTTTTATGATGATGTTTTCAAGGATCTTGAGCGGCAGCACGATAATTTCACCTATCATGTCGCCCTTTCAAACCCGGATGAAGAAGACCGATGGACCGGCATGACAGGGTTCATTCACACCCATCTGTGCGAGGCCTATCTGTGCAAACACGAAGATCCCACGCAAATAGAATATTACCTTTGCGGTCCGCCCCCCATGATCAATGCCATTATCAATATGCTTTACGATCTCGGCGTGGAAGACGACATGATTTTTTTCGATAAATTCTAG
- a CDS encoding DUF1788 domain-containing protein translates to MTVDTQTQPIPERFKHLQTLISSDRFLKKQGLGNEVPFFICPYRPSEAVEMERMLKQLTNKLSQTGVQVLEINLYDISVEILKENGDWEWYLEEESKMTKDELKEELQSILDIETVLVPAIAKTITEQDHDVVFMSGAGEVYPYIRSHNVLNNLQSTVKNHPMVMFFPGEYTHSLESGASLDLFGRLHDDKYYRAFNIYHCEI, encoded by the coding sequence ATGACTGTTGATACGCAAACACAACCAATACCGGAAAGATTCAAACATCTTCAGACACTGATCAGCAGTGATCGATTCTTAAAAAAACAGGGACTTGGAAATGAAGTTCCTTTTTTTATCTGTCCATATCGACCTTCCGAAGCTGTTGAAATGGAAAGGATGCTAAAACAGTTGACCAACAAATTGTCACAAACCGGCGTTCAGGTTCTGGAGATCAATTTATATGACATATCTGTTGAGATCTTGAAAGAAAATGGTGACTGGGAATGGTATCTGGAAGAAGAGTCCAAGATGACCAAAGATGAGTTAAAAGAAGAGTTACAGTCCATTCTGGATATTGAAACCGTGTTGGTGCCTGCAATCGCAAAAACCATAACAGAACAAGATCACGATGTTGTTTTTATGTCCGGTGCAGGTGAAGTATACCCCTATATCCGGTCTCATAATGTTTTGAATAATTTGCAAAGCACAGTCAAGAACCACCCCATGGTCATGTTTTTTCCGGGGGAATATACCCATTCACTGGAATCAGGCGCATCCCTGGATTTGTTTGGCAGGCTGCACGATGACAAATATTATAGAGCATTCAATATATATCACTGCGAGATTTGA
- the nqrD gene encoding NADH:ubiquinone reductase (Na(+)-transporting) subunit D, with product MSEEKTSYKEILAKGIWKENPVAYQILGICSALAVTVKMSTSIVMGIALTLVTAFSSLLISLLRKKIPSNIRIIAELAIIASLVIVTDQILKAFFYDISKQLSIFVGLIITNCIVLGRAESFALANKPLDSFVDGLGNGLGYSLVLVCVAFLRELLGSGKFFGFNVIPQFIFDAGYQNMGLMVLAPGAFFIIGLLVWLKNSLPGISKEER from the coding sequence ATGTCGGAAGAAAAAACAAGCTATAAGGAAATCCTGGCAAAAGGCATATGGAAGGAGAATCCAGTTGCCTACCAGATATTAGGTATTTGTTCCGCCCTTGCCGTTACCGTCAAAATGTCGACTTCTATTGTCATGGGAATTGCCTTGACACTGGTCACGGCCTTTTCGAGCCTGCTGATTTCTCTTTTAAGAAAAAAAATTCCGTCCAATATCAGGATCATTGCAGAGCTTGCCATTATTGCGTCCCTTGTTATTGTCACCGACCAGATTTTGAAGGCTTTTTTCTATGATATTTCCAAACAATTGTCGATTTTTGTAGGGCTTATCATTACCAATTGTATTGTTCTTGGAAGAGCAGAGTCTTTTGCCCTTGCCAATAAACCGCTTGATTCTTTTGTTGACGGGCTTGGAAACGGACTGGGCTACAGCCTGGTTCTTGTCTGTGTAGCGTTTTTAAGAGAGCTTTTAGGGTCGGGTAAATTTTTCGGATTCAATGTTATTCCGCAATTCATATTTGATGCCGGATATCAGAACATGGGTTTGATGGTGCTGGCACCTGGTGCTTTTTTTATTATCGGTTTGCTGGTCTGGCTGAAAAACAGTCTGCCCGGAATATCAAAGGAAGAAAGGTAG
- a CDS encoding peptidylprolyl isomerase, protein MPDLTAIMETSKGTINIKLFADQTPLTCGNFANLAKREYYNGLKFHRVIADFMIQGGCPYGTGMGDPGYKFKDEFKKDLKHDKPGILSMANAGPGTNGSQFFITHGPTPHLDGMHTVFGVVESDEDQKVVDSIAQGDTIDKITIKGNVGSLFKQVKPQLDEWNKIITKQFPKLPKA, encoded by the coding sequence ATGCCTGACTTAACAGCGATTATGGAAACAAGCAAAGGTACGATAAATATAAAATTATTTGCCGACCAGACCCCCCTTACCTGCGGTAACTTTGCAAATCTTGCAAAAAGAGAATATTATAACGGCCTTAAATTTCATCGTGTTATTGCCGACTTCATGATCCAGGGCGGATGCCCATACGGAACAGGAATGGGTGATCCTGGTTATAAATTTAAAGATGAATTTAAAAAAGACCTCAAGCATGACAAACCCGGCATTCTTTCAATGGCAAATGCAGGACCTGGAACAAACGGCAGCCAGTTTTTTATCACACATGGCCCGACCCCTCATCTTGACGGCATGCACACGGTGTTTGGTGTGGTTGAAAGTGATGAAGACCAGAAAGTTGTGGACAGCATTGCCCAGGGTGATACCATTGATAAAATAACCATTAAAGGAAATGTCGGTTCACTGTTCAAACAGGTGAAACCTCAGTTGGATGAGTGGAATAAAATTATCACAAAACAATTTCCCAAGCTGCCCAAAGCCTGA
- a CDS encoding 4Fe-4S dicluster domain-containing protein, with translation MKHIKLSKGFKTQLAGIPDLSIIHMPEPETIALSAMDIPYIRPKLLVKENDPVKTGTPLFCDKRNTSVVYVSPGTGTVKQIVFGERRRLKEVVICLEKKDEFIRFDPLSSDSIQKIGIPQIIEQLQQGGLWQCFREFPSKDTACQTHEPPMIIVSLNGNDPFSPEPWAVLENETVTFELGIKLLKRFSKQIIVTSRQSSLERLNGFKKHITHTVPDFYPAWDPGVVLYHLKTSQEDNLSWCISAEHLILVVKFLLTGTYPVKRVVTVTRPKDKKPHIIIRQGTSVKNIVGRIEDNNIITTGRFNGRSVDPQSHIGFFDTTLNLIPDPKKEQFLGFIQPGLTKPTVSKTFLSCLTRTPKDLDCTLHGEQRACINCGYCTKICPVDLMPNFIMKALMSDDIEDALSYGLLDCCRCGLCSYACPSKIELTKILSDGMDSHYKDKQ, from the coding sequence ATGAAACATATCAAACTCTCAAAAGGATTTAAAACACAGCTTGCCGGGATACCGGATCTGAGTATTATTCATATGCCGGAACCTGAAACCATAGCTTTATCAGCAATGGATATCCCGTATATCCGTCCAAAACTTCTGGTAAAGGAAAATGATCCTGTAAAAACAGGGACTCCACTTTTTTGCGATAAACGCAATACGAGTGTTGTTTATGTGTCACCTGGAACAGGAACTGTCAAGCAGATTGTTTTCGGGGAAAGACGGCGATTAAAAGAAGTTGTCATTTGTCTTGAAAAAAAAGATGAGTTTATCCGGTTTGACCCCTTGTCTTCAGATAGTATTCAAAAAATTGGTATACCCCAAATCATAGAGCAGCTTCAGCAAGGCGGTCTCTGGCAGTGTTTCCGGGAATTTCCCTCAAAAGATACAGCCTGCCAAACCCATGAACCACCCATGATTATTGTTTCTTTAAACGGGAATGATCCTTTTTCCCCTGAGCCTTGGGCGGTGCTTGAAAATGAAACAGTCACCTTTGAACTGGGTATAAAACTTTTAAAACGGTTTTCAAAACAGATCATAGTGACTTCAAGGCAAAGCAGCCTGGAAAGATTGAATGGATTTAAAAAACATATCACCCATACGGTTCCCGATTTTTATCCTGCATGGGATCCGGGTGTGGTTCTTTATCATTTGAAAACATCCCAAGAAGATAACCTTTCCTGGTGCATTTCAGCAGAACACCTTATACTGGTGGTAAAATTTCTTTTAACCGGTACATATCCTGTGAAAAGGGTGGTAACCGTTACCCGGCCAAAGGATAAAAAACCCCATATCATTATTCGTCAGGGTACATCCGTTAAAAATATTGTGGGGCGCATAGAGGATAACAATATTATAACAACGGGCCGGTTCAACGGCAGATCAGTTGATCCCCAATCCCACATTGGTTTTTTTGATACTACCTTGAACCTTATTCCTGACCCTAAAAAAGAGCAATTCTTAGGGTTTATTCAACCCGGGTTAACCAAACCCACGGTGTCCAAAACATTTTTATCCTGTCTGACCCGTACTCCTAAAGATCTTGACTGCACCCTTCATGGTGAGCAAAGAGCCTGTATTAATTGCGGGTATTGCACCAAAATCTGTCCGGTTGACCTGATGCCCAATTTTATCATGAAGGCTTTGATGAGCGATGATATTGAAGATGCCTTGAGTTACGGGCTTCTGGATTGCTGCCGGTGTGGCCTGTGTTCCTATGCCTGTCCCTCAAAAATAGAATTGACAAAAATTTTGTCCGATGGAATGGACTCTCATTACAAGGATAAACAATAG
- a CDS encoding NADH:ubiquinone reductase (Na(+)-transporting) subunit B, which produces MNPLRKLIDSSAKHFTGSGKFNRLEPLFDATKTFFFLPSSKNKHTPFVRDSLDLKRYMSFVILSLLPVTLFGMYNTGYQIGIANGESYTILHAFLLGARYVVPIILVSYAVGFFWETLFASIRKHSISEGLLVTGLLFPLTLPATIPLWQVALGISFGVVIGKEVFGGTGRNILNPALTGRAFLYFSYPISISGDVWVAAANSVDGISRATPLAILAPEGEKITTALAGSGYTLSSLFWGLIPGSIGGTSAACCLVGALFLIITRIANFRIIIGGIAGLIVTAVIFYLIPGGINSWADAGPLYHLCAGGFLFGISFMATDPVSAPGTNPGRWIFGFLIGFLTVTIRVANPAFVEGIMLAIIFMNVFAPLLDHIVIKYIASKRIPNV; this is translated from the coding sequence ATGAATCCGTTAAGAAAACTGATAGATTCCAGCGCAAAGCATTTTACAGGTTCGGGAAAATTCAACCGGCTGGAACCGCTTTTTGATGCCACAAAAACCTTCTTTTTTTTACCGTCATCCAAAAACAAGCATACGCCGTTTGTCAGGGACAGCCTTGACCTGAAACGGTATATGAGTTTTGTTATTTTGTCCCTGCTTCCGGTCACCTTGTTTGGTATGTACAATACAGGGTATCAGATCGGTATTGCCAACGGAGAATCCTACACAATTCTCCATGCGTTTCTTTTAGGAGCCCGATATGTAGTTCCCATTATCCTTGTCAGTTATGCTGTGGGATTTTTCTGGGAGACCCTGTTTGCTTCCATCCGCAAGCATTCGATCAGTGAAGGGCTTCTTGTCACAGGGCTTTTGTTTCCACTGACCCTGCCGGCCACCATTCCTTTATGGCAGGTGGCATTAGGGATTTCATTCGGTGTTGTGATCGGCAAAGAGGTTTTTGGCGGTACAGGCAGGAACATATTAAATCCAGCCCTGACCGGGAGAGCTTTTTTGTATTTTTCATACCCAATCTCCATTTCCGGTGATGTCTGGGTGGCGGCTGCAAATTCTGTAGATGGTATCAGCAGGGCGACCCCCCTGGCAATTTTAGCCCCGGAAGGTGAAAAAATAACAACTGCTCTGGCTGGTTCAGGATACACATTATCCAGTCTTTTCTGGGGCCTGATACCGGGAAGTATCGGCGGAACGTCAGCTGCATGCTGTCTTGTCGGTGCCCTGTTTCTTATCATCACCAGGATTGCCAACTTTAGAATTATTATAGGCGGTATTGCCGGATTAATTGTGACAGCCGTTATTTTTTATTTGATTCCAGGAGGCATTAATTCCTGGGCTGATGCCGGTCCGCTGTACCATCTTTGTGCAGGCGGATTTCTTTTCGGTATCTCGTTTATGGCCACAGACCCTGTCAGTGCGCCCGGCACGAATCCTGGAAGATGGATATTCGGATTTCTTATCGGTTTTTTGACCGTTACCATAAGGGTTGCCAATCCGGCATTTGTCGAAGGCATAATGCTTGCCATTATTTTTATGAATGTGTTTGCTCCTTTGCTGGATCATATCGTGATTAAATATATTGCATCAAAAAGGATACCAAATGTCTGA
- a CDS encoding DUF1819 family protein, with product MGLHNKNGSLPKYRMSFTVGGLFYQESVSAAELYLKIKDWAKVREKILKTNLFQARTSNSLERICREVLSRLKNLSSEQLKIIHDGSRQEQLQILWISVCKRYDFIRDFAVEVIREKFLLMNYSITDEDYTIFFDTKAEWHKNLGKLKDSTKKKLKQVLFRILRQAEITSERNIILPAILTKRVARALFTDKSGIYLVLPVSDTDFKEFIK from the coding sequence ATGGGGTTACATAATAAAAACGGTTCATTACCAAAATATCGAATGTCTTTTACCGTTGGAGGACTGTTTTATCAAGAATCCGTCTCAGCAGCAGAGCTATATTTGAAAATTAAAGACTGGGCAAAAGTCCGGGAAAAAATATTAAAAACCAACCTATTCCAGGCAAGGACAAGCAATTCTCTTGAAAGGATATGCCGTGAAGTACTCTCCCGTCTAAAAAATCTTTCTTCGGAACAATTAAAAATAATTCACGACGGTTCAAGGCAGGAGCAACTCCAGATTCTTTGGATTTCAGTTTGTAAACGGTATGATTTTATCCGTGATTTTGCTGTTGAAGTAATTCGGGAAAAGTTTTTACTCATGAACTATTCTATAACAGACGAAGACTATACTATTTTTTTTGACACCAAAGCTGAATGGCACAAAAATCTGGGAAAGCTCAAAGACTCAACAAAAAAAAAACTCAAACAGGTTCTTTTCAGAATACTCCGGCAAGCGGAGATCACATCAGAGAGGAACATAATACTGCCCGCAATATTAACCAAACGAGTTGCCAGGGCTTTGTTCACTGACAAATCCGGGATATATCTTGTACTGCCGGTCTCAGATACAGATTTCAAGGAGTTTATAAAATGA
- a CDS encoding LbetaH domain-containing protein, translating to MVDFCSNIRPNTVGDRPQIHPSAYIDPAAVIVGNVHIAQNVFVGPTAVIRADEPGPDGKVWPVTINAETNIHDGVNIHASGGSSVEIGSRVTLAHGVIIHGPCTIEDECFLALRVTVYNAVLKKETWVGLGTMIMHVTIPSYTMIPAGTIIRSKSDAIYFRTVNKKESRYHQASLNATNNLREGYLALARGENLKDLKE from the coding sequence ATGGTAGATTTCTGCAGTAACATCCGACCTAATACAGTCGGAGACAGGCCCCAAATTCATCCTTCTGCCTATATTGACCCTGCGGCTGTAATTGTCGGGAATGTCCACATAGCACAGAATGTTTTTGTAGGTCCAACGGCTGTCATCCGGGCAGACGAACCAGGACCGGACGGTAAGGTCTGGCCCGTCACAATAAACGCTGAAACAAATATCCATGACGGGGTGAATATTCATGCTTCAGGAGGAAGCTCGGTTGAAATAGGGTCCCGGGTTACTTTGGCCCACGGTGTAATCATCCACGGACCGTGTACCATCGAAGATGAATGTTTTCTCGCACTTCGGGTCACGGTTTACAATGCCGTTTTAAAAAAAGAAACATGGGTTGGCCTTGGCACAATGATTATGCATGTGACGATTCCTTCCTACACCATGATACCTGCCGGAACGATAATTCGCTCCAAATCAGATGCTATCTATTTCCGGACTGTGAATAAAAAAGAATCCAGATATCACCAGGCCTCTTTAAATGCAACTAATAATTTACGGGAGGGGTATCTGGCACTTGCCAGGGGAGAAAATTTGAAGGATTTAAAAGAATAA
- the nqrE gene encoding NADH:ubiquinone reductase (Na(+)-transporting) subunit E has translation MGDLFSLFINSVFIGNILLAYFLGMCSFIAVSKNVDTATGLGFAVIFVLTLTSPINWIVYHGLLAPGALAWAGFPDLDLSFLKFITFIAVIAAFVQAVEMIIDKYSPLLYVTLGVFLPLIAVNCAILGTSLFMVERNYTFVESIVFGAGSGTGWMLAIVSMAAIRNKVKYSDVPKGLDGFGITMIIAGLMAMTFMMFSGITL, from the coding sequence ATGGGTGATCTATTCAGTCTGTTTATCAATTCCGTATTTATCGGTAATATTCTTCTGGCTTATTTTCTGGGGATGTGTTCTTTTATCGCGGTTTCAAAGAATGTTGATACCGCAACAGGCCTTGGATTTGCAGTTATTTTTGTTTTGACGCTGACAAGCCCCATTAACTGGATTGTTTATCACGGGCTTCTGGCCCCTGGCGCATTGGCATGGGCAGGTTTTCCCGATCTTGACTTGAGTTTTTTAAAATTTATCACCTTTATTGCCGTTATTGCCGCATTTGTTCAGGCTGTTGAGATGATAATCGACAAGTATTCTCCACTGCTTTACGTCACCCTGGGAGTGTTTTTGCCTTTGATCGCAGTGAATTGTGCCATCCTTGGAACCTCGTTGTTCATGGTGGAAAGAAATTATACATTTGTAGAATCAATTGTATTCGGGGCAGGTTCGGGAACCGGCTGGATGCTGGCCATTGTCTCAATGGCCGCTATCAGAAACAAGGTCAAATACTCAGATGTTCCCAAAGGGCTTGACGGATTCGGCATCACCATGATTATTGCTGGACTCATGGCCATGACTTTTATGATGTTTTCAGGGATCACCCTTTAG